A region of the Gemmobacter fulvus genome:
AGGCATCACAAGTTCGGAGGCAGGGACGCTCCGGCGCGTTACATCCCGGATTGGGCTTCGCGGGCTTCTTCGGCAACAGCCGCGCCGGCATTCTGCATATCCTGACCGGCACCTTCGACAGTTTCGCAGGCACCCAGCGCCATCAGCACAAGAAGTGGCAGCAGGTTCAGAGTCTTGCGCATCGTTCTCTCCTTACTTGGTTTGCCATGGTCAACGCAGAACGGCCCGTCGGGTTCCCTGCCGCCGCAGAACCGCTTTAACCGGGGCTTAAACAATCCGCGCGAAGCTGGGGCCATGAGATGGATTTTGCCCCTGCTGATCTGCGCCGCCTGTGGCGCGCAACCTGCGCCGCTGATGTTCGGCGGCGCGCGCCATGACACAACGGTCGATGGCCGGGACTATGTTGTTTACAAAAGGGAAAACCGGGTGGAGGTGATCCGCCTCGGCCATGCCGGGCGGGCGGAGCATGACAGGATCAAGGCCACGATGATCGGCATCGTGCCATGGCTGACCGGCTGTGATGTCATCCCCGCATCGGTCGAGGGGGACAGCGGCGCGATGCGCGCCCGTGTCAGCTGTCCGAAGGGCCTTCGATGATCAGCGCATAAAAGGCATAAGCCCCTGCACCGCCGAACAAAATTGCCCAGCCGGGGTTGCCCGTCCAGACCTCGACCGCGGCCCAGAGCACCGGGGCGAGGGATACCGCCCACCGCCGCCAGACGGGTTTGAAGAACGGATGGTTTGCGTCAATGAACCGCATGATTTTCCACGATATTGTGCTATCCTGACTGGCAGGGAGGATCACAAACATGCCCCAGATCAGCACTGACTTTCAAGGCCAGACCGTCATCACCACTTTCGAGATGACGCCCGGCACCGCCCATGACCTGATGGAGGCGCTGGAAGACGCCTATACCAATTTCATCCGCCACCAGCCCGGCTTTCTGGGCGCGGGCCTGCATATGAATGATGCGCAGACCCGGATTGCCAACTATTCCAAGTGGTTGAAAAGAGAAGATTATCAGGCGATGCTGCGCAGCCCCGAAATGCGCGAGCGCAATCGCCGGATCGCCCAGCTGTGCAGGGGATTCGAGCCGGTGATGTATGAGGTGCAGGCGGTGTTCTGACCTCAGCCGGGGAAGGGGCCGGTCAGTTCGGCCTTGCCACTTTGTTTGTCGAACACGCAGACCATACGCTCTGCGGCAGTGCCGGTAGACACGGTGACAAGGGCTGCGCCGTAGCTTTCAGAGCCGAACGGATTGACCTCGATCACCGCTGTTCCGGTGTCGCCCAGGGCCGCAAGACAGGCCGCATGAACATCGGTGTGGAACTGCTCCCACGCCTCATCCGAGGAGGCGTGGCACGGCAGGGTGCTCAGCAGCAGGGCAAAGACGGACAAACGCATAGTCAACTCCATGATGATGTTGAGATCAGCGGCGGCGCTTCGTGCCGCCCCTTTGCCCTGCACGCCCTGCGGTAGAGCGGCCAGAGGATTTCACCGCGGCATCCACCGCCTCTTCCACGGCACTTTGCCGGGCCAGCGGGTCATCGGCAATCGTCAACTCGACGGCCTCCAGCCGCTTCACCTCGTCGCGCAGGCGGGCGGCCTCTTCAAACTCCAGATTCTCGGCCGCCTTGCGCATTTGCAACCGCAACCCGTCCAGATGCGCAGCCAGGTTAGAGCCGACCAGCGATTTTTCAACCTTCGCCGTGACGCGCGACATATCGGTATCGCCCTGCCACAGCCCGGCCAGCACGTCTTCGACGTTCTTTTTCACCGTCTGCGGCGTGATGCCATGCTTCAGGTTATAGGCAATCTGCTTGTCGCGGCGCCGGTTGGTTTCGGCCAGAGCGCGTTCCATGCTGCCGGTGATCCGGTCGGCATACATGATGACCCGGCCTTCGGCGTTGCGGGCGGCGCGGCCAATGGTCTGGATCAGCGAGGTTTCCGAGCGCAGAAACCCCTCTTTGTCGGCATCCAGAATCGCCACAAGGCCACATTCGGGAATATCCAGACCTTCGCGCAACAGGTTGATCCCCACCAGAACGTCAAAGGCCCCCAGCCGTAAATCCCGCAGGATTTCAATACGTTCGATGGTGTCGATGTCCGAGTGCATATAGCGGATGCGGATGCCCTGTTCGTGGAAATATTCGGTCAGATCCTCGGCCATGCGTTTGGTCAGGGTCGTGACCAGAATCCGCAACCCCTGGGCGGCCACCCGGCGGATTTCGTCCAGCAGATCGTCCACCTGCATATCGACCGGGCGGATTTCCACCACCGGATCCAGCAGGCCGGTCGGGCGGATCACCTGTTCGGCAAAAGCGCCGCCCGCCTGTTCCATTTCCCAGGAAGAGGGCGTGGCCGAAACGAAGATGGATTGCGGGCGCATCGCATCCCATTCCTCGAATTTCAGCGGGCGGTTGTCCATGCAGGAGGGCAAGCGGAAACCATGTTCGGCCAGGGTGAACTTGCGCCGATAGTCGCCTTTGTACATGCCGCCGATCTGCGGCACCGACACGTGGGATTCGTCGGCGAACACAATGGCATTGTCGGGGATGAATTCGAACAGGGTCGGCGGCGGTTCGCCCGGCGCGCGCCCGGTCAGGTAGCGCGAATAATTCTCGATCCCGTTGCAGACGCCAGTCGCCTCCAGCATTTCCAGAT
Encoded here:
- a CDS encoding entericidin A/B family lipoprotein, whose protein sequence is MRKTLNLLPLLVLMALGACETVEGAGQDMQNAGAAVAEEAREAQSGM
- a CDS encoding antibiotic biosynthesis monooxygenase family protein; this translates as MPQISTDFQGQTVITTFEMTPGTAHDLMEALEDAYTNFIRHQPGFLGAGLHMNDAQTRIANYSKWLKREDYQAMLRSPEMRERNRRIAQLCRGFEPVMYEVQAVF
- the uvrB gene encoding excinuclease ABC subunit UvrB, with the protein product MPHNNINAPTERPEVLTRPKLEGGRKFVLHTPFQPAGDQPTAIAELTAGITAGEHNQVLLGATGTGKTFTMAKVIEQTQRPAIILAPNKTLAAQLYGEFKGFFPENAVEYFVSYYDYYQPEAYVARSDTYIEKESQINEQIDRMRHSATRALLERDDVIIVASVSCIYGIGSVETYSAMTQDLVVGQSYDPRQVVAELVAQQYRRNDQGFQRGSFRVRGDSLEVWPAHLEDRAWRFSFFGEELEGIMEFDPLTGAKTDVFKQIRIYANSHYVTPRPTMQQAVIGIKRELRQRLDQLVNEGKLLEAQRLEQRCNFDLEMLEATGVCNGIENYSRYLTGRAPGEPPPTLFEFIPDNAIVFADESHVSVPQIGGMYKGDYRRKFTLAEHGFRLPSCMDNRPLKFEEWDAMRPQSIFVSATPSSWEMEQAGGAFAEQVIRPTGLLDPVVEIRPVDMQVDDLLDEIRRVAAQGLRILVTTLTKRMAEDLTEYFHEQGIRIRYMHSDIDTIERIEILRDLRLGAFDVLVGINLLREGLDIPECGLVAILDADKEGFLRSETSLIQTIGRAARNAEGRVIMYADRITGSMERALAETNRRRDKQIAYNLKHGITPQTVKKNVEDVLAGLWQGDTDMSRVTAKVEKSLVGSNLAAHLDGLRLQMRKAAENLEFEEAARLRDEVKRLEAVELTIADDPLARQSAVEEAVDAAVKSSGRSTAGRAGQRGGTKRRR